Proteins encoded within one genomic window of Trueperaceae bacterium:
- the hemE gene encoding uroporphyrinogen decarboxylase, with protein MSLFLRAANGDDTPNAPIWIMRQAGRHLPEYRALKEKHSFWQLARTPELAAEVTLQPVRRYGVDAAILFSDIMTPLPAMGLALDFQPGPVFEQPVRTAKEVESLRIPSQEEIAPFVADALRLIRRESPVPVIGFAGAPLTLATYMVQGGGSKDYAEFRAFLRQEPIAAHALLDKLTEVTIRYLTLQVEAGAQAVQLFDSWAGLHDARSYAEFGRPYNKRVLEAMAGLRVARIYLAVDAAHLYGEIAQLPAEVVSVDWRQPLSFVRERLPGKVLQGNLDPSLLLAPPRTLVAEAQRVLHEGLGGPHIFNLGHGILPQTDPGAVTLLIDTVKTFDRQAARDAPAPEGLRPVGASIFLDGIEVEPAGPGSGEDDG; from the coding sequence TTGAGCCTGTTCCTGCGCGCCGCCAACGGCGACGACACCCCGAACGCTCCAATCTGGATAATGCGGCAGGCCGGCCGTCACTTGCCCGAGTACCGGGCCCTGAAGGAGAAGCACAGCTTCTGGCAACTGGCCCGAACTCCGGAACTGGCCGCCGAAGTGACCCTCCAGCCGGTCAGGCGCTACGGCGTCGACGCTGCCATCCTGTTCTCCGACATAATGACGCCGCTGCCGGCCATGGGCCTTGCCCTCGACTTCCAGCCGGGGCCGGTTTTCGAGCAGCCGGTGCGGACAGCGAAGGAGGTGGAGTCCCTCCGGATCCCATCTCAGGAGGAGATCGCTCCGTTCGTCGCCGATGCGCTCCGGTTGATACGCAGGGAGTCCCCGGTGCCCGTCATCGGCTTCGCCGGCGCACCGCTGACCCTCGCCACCTACATGGTGCAGGGAGGCGGCTCCAAGGATTATGCCGAATTCCGCGCCTTCCTGCGGCAGGAGCCGATCGCAGCCCACGCCCTTCTGGACAAGCTGACCGAGGTCACGATCCGCTACCTCACCCTCCAGGTCGAAGCCGGCGCTCAGGCCGTCCAGCTCTTCGACTCGTGGGCTGGACTTCACGACGCCCGCTCCTACGCCGAGTTCGGCCGCCCGTACAACAAGCGGGTGCTGGAGGCCATGGCGGGGCTTCGGGTAGCGCGCATCTACCTGGCCGTGGACGCCGCCCACCTCTACGGCGAGATCGCCCAGCTTCCGGCCGAGGTGGTGAGTGTTGACTGGCGGCAGCCGCTCTCCTTCGTCCGCGAACGACTCCCCGGCAAGGTCCTGCAGGGGAACCTTGATCCGTCTCTGCTGCTGGCGCCGCCAAGAACCCTCGTCGCCGAGGCGCAGCGCGTCCTCCACGAGGGCCTCGGCGGCCCCCACATCTTCAACCTGGGACACGGGATCCTGCCGCAGACCGATCCTGGAGCGGTCACCCTGCTCATCGACACCGTGAAGACCTTCGACCGCCAGGCCGCGCGAGATGCTCCGGCGCCGGAAGGGCTCAGACCGGTAGGAGCTTCCATCTTCCTCGACGGCATCGAGGTGGAGCCGGCGGGTCCGGGCAGCGGCGAGGACGACGGGTGA
- a CDS encoding glutamyl-tRNA reductase, producing MERLALIGVSHRRGGASALEAWQSAFGDDAQGSLNSLGLSEFVPIVTCNRWDVVLALPEGLSAEEARTRLTPAGVERRPYAYLGDAALEQLIRIAASLDSLNPGEDQIMRQVREAYAQAQRQGTTGATTAYAFDAALRIAKRVRREVALAPMNTSLFSLARPELERTLAPGDLVAVLGAGEMGTLAAKTIAALDGVRLLVVNRSEERARQLARHLGGEHATLDRFIEAPPDVTAVVTATPVGKLLGRETLARMPGLRLAIDMGIPRNVDREAAAARSIRVLDVDTLQLAGARRREELGGRLAEAEKLVRDELERAIDEWAERQLGPAIKRLRELYLQTIGERLPDDEARRLAHKFAHVPVKGLRAVAREHGLEAAKTFLWEAGLLDEEEGRGAVE from the coding sequence GTGGAACGACTTGCCCTTATCGGCGTATCCCACAGGCGCGGCGGCGCCAGCGCGCTCGAGGCGTGGCAGAGCGCGTTCGGCGACGACGCACAGGGAAGCCTCAACTCACTCGGCCTCTCCGAGTTCGTGCCGATCGTTACCTGCAACCGCTGGGACGTTGTCCTGGCCCTTCCCGAAGGCCTCTCGGCCGAGGAGGCGAGAACCCGGCTGACCCCCGCAGGGGTGGAGCGAAGGCCTTACGCCTACCTGGGTGACGCCGCGCTCGAGCAGCTCATCCGTATCGCCGCCTCGCTCGATTCGCTGAACCCGGGCGAAGACCAGATAATGCGCCAGGTGCGCGAAGCGTACGCTCAGGCTCAGCGCCAGGGCACTACTGGCGCCACCACCGCCTACGCCTTCGACGCCGCGCTGAGGATCGCCAAGAGGGTGAGGCGAGAGGTTGCCCTGGCCCCCATGAACACCTCGCTCTTCTCGCTGGCCAGGCCCGAGCTGGAGAGGACCCTCGCACCCGGAGACCTCGTGGCCGTGCTGGGCGCCGGCGAGATGGGCACGCTAGCGGCCAAGACGATCGCTGCTCTCGATGGGGTGAGGCTGCTGGTAGTGAATCGTTCCGAGGAGCGGGCTCGCCAGCTGGCGCGCCATCTGGGGGGGGAACACGCCACCCTGGACAGGTTCATCGAGGCTCCGCCCGACGTCACCGCCGTCGTCACCGCCACTCCCGTGGGCAAGTTGCTGGGCCGCGAGACCCTTGCGAGGATGCCCGGCTTGCGCTTGGCGATCGACATGGGAATCCCGCGCAACGTCGATCGGGAGGCGGCGGCAGCCAGGAGCATCCGCGTGCTGGACGTCGACACGCTGCAGTTGGCGGGCGCGCGCCGGCGCGAAGAGCTGGGGGGCCGTCTGGCCGAGGCCGAGAAGCTCGTACGCGACGAGCTCGAGCGTGCGATCGACGAGTGGGCCGAGAGGCAGTTGGGGCCCGCGATAAAGCGGTTGCGGGAGCTGTACCTGCAGACGATCGGCGAGCGCTTGCCCGATGACGAGGCGAGGCGCCTGGCCCACAAGTTCGCGCACGTGCCGGTCAAGGGGCTGCGCGCCGTCGCGCGGGAGCACGGACTGGAAGCGGCCAAGACGTTCCTGTGGGAGGCGGGCCTGCTCGACGAGGAGGAAGGACGGGGGGCGGTGGAATGA
- the hemH gene encoding ferrochelatase codes for MSSASDISANGRTPTGIVMMNLGGPKDLDEVQPFLLELFADREIIQLPMQDQLGPFIARRRTKGVQKNYQDIGGGSPILRWTEEQGRGMCERLDLLSPATAPHKFYVAFRYVQPKSEDALQAMAEDGVKRAVAFTQYPQFSCATTGSSLNELWRAARRLGLQNAFEWSVIDRWPTHPRFIEAMAETVKQGLAQFSDEDRDDVLIVFSAHSLPMSVINRGDAYPQEVGASVHEVMKRLDFSHEYLLSYQSEVGPVPWLGPSTESVIEQLGEKKRRNVLIVGIAFTSDHIETLHELDIEYGELAHEVGISNYKRAPAFNGMPLFQEALAEVVAEHLASGEACSKQYGLRCPGCVNPQCRNILDPVAPYKRTNVSVTKETKKYVEMR; via the coding sequence ATGAGTTCAGCGAGCGATATCTCGGCGAACGGCCGCACCCCCACAGGGATCGTGATGATGAACCTGGGGGGTCCGAAGGACCTGGACGAGGTGCAACCGTTCCTCCTCGAACTGTTCGCCGATCGCGAGATCATCCAACTGCCCATGCAGGATCAGCTGGGGCCGTTCATCGCCCGGCGGCGCACGAAGGGCGTGCAGAAGAACTACCAGGACATCGGGGGTGGCTCCCCGATCCTCAGGTGGACGGAGGAGCAGGGCCGGGGCATGTGCGAGCGCCTCGACCTCCTGTCTCCGGCGACCGCGCCCCACAAGTTCTACGTCGCCTTCCGCTACGTTCAGCCGAAGAGCGAGGACGCCCTGCAGGCTATGGCTGAAGACGGGGTGAAACGAGCGGTGGCGTTCACGCAGTACCCGCAGTTCTCCTGTGCTACCACCGGGAGTTCACTCAACGAGCTTTGGCGCGCAGCACGTCGGCTGGGATTGCAGAACGCGTTCGAATGGAGCGTCATCGACCGCTGGCCCACTCATCCGAGGTTCATCGAAGCGATGGCCGAGACCGTGAAGCAGGGCCTGGCGCAGTTCTCGGACGAGGACCGCGACGATGTGCTCATCGTCTTCAGTGCGCACTCGCTGCCCATGTCGGTGATCAATCGCGGCGACGCCTATCCTCAGGAGGTGGGCGCCAGCGTCCACGAGGTGATGAAGCGGCTGGATTTCTCGCACGAGTACCTTCTCAGCTATCAGTCCGAGGTCGGCCCCGTGCCGTGGCTCGGACCGTCGACCGAGTCGGTCATCGAGCAGCTCGGCGAGAAGAAGCGGCGCAACGTCCTCATCGTGGGCATCGCGTTCACGAGCGATCACATAGAGACGCTTCACGAGCTCGATATCGAGTACGGTGAGCTGGCGCACGAGGTGGGCATCAGCAACTACAAGCGGGCGCCGGCCTTCAACGGGATGCCCCTGTTCCAGGAGGCCCTGGCGGAGGTCGTCGCTGAGCACCTGGCGAGCGGGGAGGCCTGCTCGAAGCAGTACGGGCTTCGCTGCCCCGGCTGCGTCAACCCACAGTGCCGCAAC
- a CDS encoding HAMP domain-containing sensor histidine kinase, protein MDLGLVSAKSSRGKRQRTPASQLGTRIAFTVIILFVLAQVGWWVLFQERYLSNVTEYRLEDWQRDLETANEALAAGSVAADVLLERYPHLALGEDGRFTIDSQVRDRFVGQQRGYLRMFAYEVPFFVLTVLASLIFIASTLRNERELKRRQQNFMSAVTHEFKTPLSTLRLLVETALMRPLNQEKSRNYLQRMAAEITRLEQTSEQVLASARLEQANVPAPLAPHDLNRLVRQQVEHLRPSLEARGAVVTLELPPEPVSVSLDENAFAIALGNLLDNAVKYTPGDVKQVTVRVENEADLALLHVEDRGVGIPEGERSRIFERFYRSGDEMTREAPGMGLGLHLVRSTVEAMNGWVRCENRDQGGSRFTVVLPLRQAAAGAPLRGAEGAG, encoded by the coding sequence GTGGATCTAGGCCTGGTGTCGGCGAAGTCGTCGCGTGGGAAGAGACAGCGGACCCCGGCCTCGCAACTGGGCACTCGGATAGCGTTCACCGTCATAATCCTGTTCGTGCTGGCCCAGGTCGGTTGGTGGGTCCTGTTCCAGGAACGGTACCTGTCCAACGTCACGGAGTACCGACTGGAGGATTGGCAACGCGACCTGGAGACGGCGAACGAGGCTCTGGCAGCCGGAAGCGTAGCCGCCGATGTGCTGCTCGAGCGGTATCCGCACCTGGCCCTTGGCGAGGACGGCCGCTTCACCATCGACAGCCAGGTGCGAGACCGATTCGTCGGCCAGCAGCGTGGCTACCTGAGGATGTTCGCCTACGAGGTTCCCTTCTTCGTGCTCACCGTCCTGGCGAGCCTCATCTTCATCGCTTCCACGCTGCGCAACGAGCGTGAGCTCAAGCGCCGCCAGCAGAACTTCATGTCGGCTGTCACCCACGAGTTCAAGACCCCCCTCAGCACTCTGCGGCTGCTGGTGGAAACGGCGCTGATGAGGCCGCTCAACCAGGAGAAGTCCAGGAACTACCTGCAGCGGATGGCGGCCGAGATCACCCGGCTCGAGCAGACCTCCGAACAGGTTCTGGCCAGTGCCCGACTGGAACAGGCGAACGTGCCGGCGCCGCTCGCCCCTCACGACCTCAACCGGCTCGTGAGGCAGCAGGTCGAGCACCTGCGGCCCAGCCTGGAAGCGCGGGGGGCGGTCGTCACCCTCGAGCTGCCCCCGGAACCCGTCTCCGTTTCGCTCGACGAGAACGCTTTCGCAATCGCCCTGGGGAACCTCCTCGACAACGCTGTGAAGTACACCCCGGGAGACGTGAAGCAGGTGACGGTGCGGGTCGAGAACGAGGCCGATCTGGCGCTGCTGCACGTGGAGGACCGGGGGGTAGGCATCCCCGAAGGGGAGCGCAGCCGGATCTTCGAACGTTTCTACCGCTCGGGTGATGAGATGACCCGCGAGGCGCCGGGAATGGGGCTGGGGTTGCACCTTGTGAGGAGCACGGTCGAGGCCATGAACGGTTGGGTGCGCTGCGAGAACCGAGACCAGGGAGGCTCGCGTTTCACGGTGGTCCTTCCGCTCAGGCAGGCAGCTGCCGGGGCTCCGCTGCGGGGAGCGGAGGGCGCGGGGTGA
- a CDS encoding SDR family oxidoreductase — translation MEPNGRVAIVTGVSRTRGIGSAIALALAADGWSLLLSGWPAYDEGQGLPQGDGGHIEELLGVGVAVETVECDLAQPDAARQLFDVAETLGPVLGLVNNAAHSERTVLAQLDAGTLDRHYRVNLRAPALLAREFAARFQGGSGRIVNMTSGQGITPMPGELAYAATKGGLEALTLSLAAALAPKGITVNAVDPGPTDSGWMTAEQQRSLIAPLGRVGLPQDAARLVTFLMSEGAGWITGQVIRSRGGS, via the coding sequence GTGGAACCGAACGGACGGGTGGCGATAGTTACCGGCGTGAGCCGAACTCGTGGGATAGGTTCAGCCATCGCCTTGGCCCTCGCGGCGGACGGCTGGAGCCTGCTGCTTTCCGGCTGGCCCGCCTACGACGAAGGTCAGGGGCTGCCGCAGGGCGATGGCGGGCACATCGAGGAGCTGCTCGGCGTCGGGGTAGCGGTGGAAACCGTGGAGTGCGACCTCGCTCAGCCCGATGCGGCGAGGCAGTTGTTCGACGTGGCCGAGACGCTGGGCCCGGTGCTCGGCCTGGTCAACAACGCGGCGCACTCCGAACGGACGGTGTTGGCCCAACTGGACGCGGGAACGCTCGACCGTCACTACCGAGTGAACCTTCGCGCGCCGGCGCTGCTGGCTCGCGAGTTCGCGGCCAGGTTCCAGGGAGGGTCGGGGCGGATCGTCAACATGACGTCGGGCCAGGGGATCACCCCGATGCCCGGCGAGTTGGCGTACGCGGCAACGAAGGGCGGGCTCGAGGCGCTGACGTTGAGCCTCGCTGCGGCGCTCGCCCCCAAGGGGATCACCGTGAACGCGGTCGACCCCGGTCCTACCGACAGCGGCTGGATGACCGCGGAGCAGCAACGCTCGCTCATCGCTCCGCTGGGACGGGTTGGTCTGCCCCAAGACGCGGCCAGGTTGGTCACTTTCCTGATGTCCGAAGGGGCCGGCTGGATAACGGGCCAGGTCATCCGGTCTCGAGGAGGCTCGTGA
- a CDS encoding uroporphyrinogen-III synthase, producing MKRPRVALTHSAGRLDDLAALLEERGFEVVRSPLVETVPRTDERTAAAAATLMSLPWLLITSRSTVEAIEELGGFAEGPLIGAVGPATAAALQEVGAMVTFVATPNNARGLAHAFLAHPLARGPVGLPRGNRALETLEQELGEAGFATRPLVVYDTRPQPWRGDGADALVLASPSAVEALPTEVGSRSRLVTLGETTSAAVRSRGWRCEEAQEPTAQATLAALERVLA from the coding sequence GTGAAGCGACCGAGAGTCGCCCTCACTCACTCGGCGGGCCGGCTCGACGACCTCGCGGCCCTCCTCGAGGAGCGCGGTTTCGAGGTCGTCAGGAGCCCTCTGGTGGAGACTGTTCCCCGCACCGACGAGCGGACGGCGGCCGCCGCCGCGACACTCATGTCGCTCCCCTGGCTACTCATCACCAGCCGCAGCACGGTCGAAGCGATCGAGGAACTCGGCGGCTTCGCCGAGGGACCGCTCATCGGGGCGGTAGGACCGGCCACGGCCGCAGCTCTGCAGGAAGTCGGTGCCATGGTCACGTTCGTCGCCACCCCCAACAACGCGCGAGGGCTCGCCCACGCGTTCCTGGCGCACCCTCTGGCCCGAGGCCCGGTCGGCCTCCCGCGCGGCAACAGGGCGCTGGAAACGCTCGAGCAGGAGCTGGGCGAGGCGGGTTTCGCCACGCGGCCCCTCGTCGTCTATGACACCCGCCCGCAGCCGTGGCGGGGGGACGGTGCCGACGCGCTGGTGCTGGCCAGCCCGAGCGCCGTCGAGGCGTTGCCCACCGAAGTCGGCAGCCGCTCCCGACTCGTTACCCTGGGAGAGACGACTTCCGCTGCCGTCCGCTCACGCGGCTGGCGCTGCGAGGAGGCTCAGGAGCCTACGGCTCAGGCAACCCTGGCTGCCTTGGAAAGGGTGCTGGCATGA
- the hemC gene encoding hydroxymethylbilane synthase yields MSGWSGGTIRIATRGSALALWQAEYVRSRLGELGHRAELVPVVTQGDIDSRPFERMEGQGFFTKAVQDAVLAGDADLAVHSHKDLPSESAPGLEIAAVPERADPRDVLLALPGAYDERPAALPLRNGSRVGTSAVRRRKQLAALRPDLELDDLRGNVPTRVGKLRSGDYEAIILAAAGLGRLALDLGGLEVYTLDPALLVPAPAQGALALEIRRGDFELAAVLTDLHNVRDHRAISAERGLMAMLQGGCQLALGAHAQLDGELVRLRAWYEGQGVLVEHASSEGAAMLAFEALGRPDPAVLRGNS; encoded by the coding sequence ATGAGCGGCTGGAGTGGTGGAACGATCCGCATCGCCACCCGCGGGAGCGCCCTGGCCCTGTGGCAGGCCGAGTACGTGCGCTCCCGGCTGGGCGAGCTCGGGCACCGAGCCGAACTGGTCCCTGTGGTGACGCAGGGCGACATCGACAGCCGACCGTTCGAACGGATGGAGGGCCAGGGCTTCTTCACCAAGGCGGTGCAGGATGCGGTCCTGGCGGGTGACGCGGACCTCGCGGTGCACTCCCACAAAGACCTCCCCTCTGAGAGCGCGCCCGGTCTCGAGATCGCGGCCGTTCCCGAAAGGGCCGACCCGCGCGACGTGCTCCTCGCGCTACCGGGCGCCTACGACGAACGGCCCGCGGCCCTGCCGTTGCGCAACGGCTCGCGGGTGGGCACCAGCGCGGTCAGGCGCCGGAAGCAGCTGGCGGCGCTGCGGCCCGACCTGGAACTCGACGACCTGCGAGGGAACGTGCCGACCCGGGTAGGCAAGCTGCGCAGCGGCGACTACGAAGCGATCATCCTGGCCGCTGCCGGACTCGGACGGCTCGCTCTCGACCTGGGGGGCCTCGAGGTATACACCCTCGATCCCGCACTCCTCGTCCCCGCGCCAGCCCAGGGTGCGCTCGCGCTCGAGATCCGCCGCGGGGACTTCGAGCTGGCCGCCGTCCTCACCGACCTCCACAACGTCCGAGATCACCGAGCGATTTCAGCCGAGCGCGGGCTGATGGCGATGCTGCAGGGAGGCTGCCAACTCGCCCTGGGCGCTCACGCCCAGCTCGACGGCGAGCTCGTGCGACTGCGCGCCTGGTACGAGGGGCAGGGCGTCCTCGTCGAGCACGCCTCCTCCGAAGGAGCGGCCATGCTGGCCTTCGAAGCGCTCGGCCGACCCGACCCGGCGGTCCTGAGGGGCAACTCGTGA
- the hemB gene encoding porphobilinogen synthase, with the protein MIEDRTDRERGPSATEGLPRPLERPRRLRSGAALRSLVSETRLAPEQLVMPYFVVPGKDEVQPIASLPGVSRLSADRLLPELERALRLGVRSAVLFGVVAARDKGPGADRADDPEGPVASALRAARREFGSDLVLITDVCLCGYTDHGHCGLLANTSRGVVVDNDSSLARLASMALTHAEAGADIVSPSDMMDGRVGAIRGALDAAGHEQVGILSYAVKYASAFYGPFRDAAGSAPKGDDRAPKDRRTYQMDPANAREALREASLDEREGADMLMVKPALPYLDVLARLRPQTNLPLVAYQVSGEYAMLKAAAAAGALDERGAVNESLLAIRRAGADLILSYYAVEALEKGWI; encoded by the coding sequence ATGATCGAAGATCGAACCGATCGCGAACGCGGTCCCTCCGCTACCGAGGGGTTGCCCCGCCCTCTGGAGCGGCCCCGGCGGCTGCGGAGTGGGGCGGCGCTGCGTTCCCTGGTCAGCGAGACCAGGTTGGCGCCCGAGCAGTTGGTGATGCCCTACTTCGTGGTGCCGGGCAAGGACGAGGTGCAACCGATCGCTTCGCTTCCCGGCGTCTCACGACTCTCGGCCGACCGGCTCCTGCCGGAACTTGAACGGGCGCTGCGCCTGGGCGTCCGTTCGGCGGTGCTCTTCGGCGTGGTGGCCGCGCGCGACAAGGGTCCCGGAGCGGACCGTGCCGACGACCCGGAGGGGCCGGTGGCCTCGGCGCTGCGGGCGGCGCGGCGCGAGTTCGGCAGCGACCTGGTTCTGATCACCGACGTCTGCCTCTGCGGTTACACCGATCACGGTCACTGCGGCTTGCTCGCCAACACTTCGCGCGGGGTGGTCGTCGACAACGACTCGAGCCTGGCTCGTCTGGCGAGCATGGCGCTTACCCACGCCGAGGCCGGTGCCGACATCGTCTCCCCTTCCGACATGATGGACGGCCGGGTCGGCGCCATCCGGGGGGCCCTCGACGCCGCCGGTCACGAGCAGGTCGGCATCCTCTCCTACGCGGTCAAGTACGCGTCGGCCTTCTACGGTCCCTTCCGCGACGCCGCCGGCTCGGCCCCCAAGGGGGACGACAGGGCGCCGAAAGACCGACGTACCTACCAGATGGACCCGGCCAACGCCCGCGAGGCGCTTCGCGAGGCGAGCCTGGACGAACGGGAGGGGGCCGACATGCTGATGGTCAAACCGGCGCTCCCCTACCTCGACGTCCTCGCGCGGCTGCGGCCTCAGACCAACCTGCCGCTTGTCGCCTACCAGGTGTCGGGCGAGTACGCCATGCTCAAGGCGGCGGCCGCGGCCGGGGCGCTCGACGAGAGAGGCGCGGTGAACGAGAGCCTGCTGGCGATCCGCCGCGCCGGCGCCGACCTGATACTGAGCTACTACGCGGTCGAGGCGCTCGAGAAGGGGTGGATCTAG
- a CDS encoding response regulator transcription factor produces the protein MTAARETAAPAAERPTVLIVEDESTLAEVLADNLVDEGYRVEVARDGTSGRRSWRADKPDLVVLDVMLPGMNGYELCETMRQEGDATPVLFLSARGLPDDRVRGLQAGGDDYLPKPFHLPEFLLRVSNLLKRKGWGAPAGSELAFGGHRVDFRAWTAQLADGRRELLGERELALLELLASRPGQVVSRDEILDEVWGEDPFPSSRTLERLVTRLRRLFEPDPETPIYFHTVWGAGYRFTPDGEETVP, from the coding sequence GTGACGGCGGCCAGGGAGACAGCCGCGCCCGCCGCGGAACGGCCCACGGTCCTCATCGTCGAGGACGAGTCCACCCTCGCCGAGGTCCTGGCCGACAACCTCGTGGACGAGGGCTACCGGGTCGAGGTGGCCCGGGACGGCACCTCGGGAAGGCGTTCTTGGCGGGCCGACAAACCGGACTTGGTCGTCCTGGACGTGATGCTGCCAGGCATGAACGGCTACGAGCTGTGCGAGACGATGCGACAGGAGGGTGACGCCACACCGGTCCTCTTCCTCTCGGCCCGCGGCCTTCCCGACGACCGCGTTCGGGGGCTGCAGGCCGGCGGCGATGATTATCTGCCCAAACCGTTCCATCTACCCGAGTTCCTGCTGAGGGTGAGCAACCTGCTCAAGCGGAAGGGCTGGGGTGCGCCGGCAGGCTCCGAACTCGCCTTCGGCGGTCATCGAGTCGACTTCCGCGCCTGGACGGCCCAGCTGGCGGACGGCCGACGCGAACTGCTGGGTGAGCGGGAGCTGGCGCTCCTCGAACTGCTCGCCTCCCGACCGGGCCAGGTCGTGAGCCGCGACGAGATCCTCGACGAGGTGTGGGGCGAGGACCCGTTCCCCTCCAGCCGGACGCTGGAGCGGCTGGTCACGAGACTGCGCCGCCTCTTCGAACCCGATCCCGAAACGCCGATCTACTTTCACACCGTCTGGGGCGCCGGTTACCGCTTCACCCCGGATGGAGAGGAGACTGTCCCTTGA
- the hemF gene encoding oxygen-dependent coproporphyrinogen oxidase — MSRRDQVVEVLREGQRRLIEAYEGIDGLGSFRSHDWERPGGGGGSARVLEGGRVFEKAGVNFSAVHGERVPPSLARQHPQAVGKPFFATGVSLVLHPQNPYVPAFHANFRYFEVGEAGRESDIWWFGGGADMTPNYPFREDPAHFHGSLRDLCERHPQADYQAMKETCDDYFFIRHRGEMRGVGGIFYDELSPVGEGSFESDLAFTEDGLKTLLPAYLPIVERRMEMPYGEREREWQLYRRGRYVEFNLVYDRGTLFGLQTQGNIEAILMSMPPYARWQFDYQPEPGTPEAELLELLKPMDWVDAGVREAGRG, encoded by the coding sequence GTGAGCCGACGCGACCAGGTCGTCGAGGTTCTCCGCGAGGGCCAGCGCCGACTGATCGAGGCCTACGAGGGCATCGACGGTCTTGGCTCCTTCCGGTCCCACGACTGGGAACGACCCGGCGGAGGAGGCGGCAGCGCACGCGTCCTCGAGGGCGGCCGCGTCTTCGAGAAGGCCGGGGTCAACTTCAGCGCTGTCCACGGCGAAAGGGTCCCTCCTTCGCTGGCGAGGCAGCATCCGCAGGCCGTGGGGAAACCTTTCTTCGCCACCGGAGTTTCGCTGGTCCTGCACCCCCAGAACCCATACGTACCCGCCTTCCACGCCAACTTCCGCTATTTCGAGGTGGGCGAAGCAGGGCGCGAGAGCGACATCTGGTGGTTCGGTGGGGGCGCGGACATGACGCCCAACTACCCCTTCAGGGAGGACCCAGCTCACTTCCACGGATCTCTGCGTGACCTGTGCGAGCGCCACCCGCAGGCCGACTACCAGGCGATGAAGGAGACCTGCGACGACTACTTCTTCATCAGGCATCGAGGCGAGATGCGCGGTGTGGGCGGGATCTTCTACGATGAACTGTCGCCGGTGGGCGAAGGTTCGTTCGAGAGCGATCTGGCCTTCACCGAAGACGGTTTGAAGACCCTCCTGCCCGCCTACCTGCCGATAGTCGAGCGCCGGATGGAGATGCCGTACGGCGAACGGGAGCGCGAGTGGCAACTCTACCGCCGGGGCCGCTACGTAGAGTTCAACCTCGTCTACGACCGGGGCACGCTCTTCGGACTGCAAACCCAGGGGAACATCGAAGCGATCCTGATGAGCATGCCCCCCTACGCCCGCTGGCAGTTCGACTACCAGCCCGAGCCGGGCACTCCGGAAGCCGAGCTGCTGGAGCTGCTGAAGCCGATGGACTGGGTCGACGCGGGCGTTCGCGAAGCCGGTCGCGGTTAG
- a CDS encoding response regulator transcription factor, whose translation MIRVVIAEDQGMVLGALAALLELESDIEVVAQAGDGAQALEAVERLQPDILLTDIEMPELSGLELATKVKGLSGTRVIILTTFARGGYLRRALDAGASGYLLKDSPAAKLAEAIRRVHAGGRAVDPELAAEAWGEQDPLSDRERQVLRLAGAGRSSAEIARSLHLSDGTVRNYLSEAISKLGAANRVDAARIAREKGWL comes from the coding sequence ATGATCCGGGTCGTGATCGCGGAGGACCAGGGGATGGTCCTGGGCGCGTTGGCGGCGCTGCTGGAGCTGGAGAGCGACATCGAGGTAGTCGCGCAGGCCGGCGATGGCGCCCAGGCGCTCGAGGCGGTCGAGCGCCTGCAGCCCGACATCCTCCTCACCGACATCGAGATGCCCGAGCTCAGTGGCCTCGAGCTGGCGACCAAGGTGAAAGGCCTCTCCGGAACCCGCGTCATCATCCTCACCACCTTCGCCCGCGGCGGCTACCTGCGCAGGGCGCTCGACGCCGGCGCCTCCGGCTATCTGCTCAAGGACTCCCCGGCGGCGAAGCTGGCCGAGGCGATACGACGCGTTCACGCCGGGGGCCGCGCCGTGGACCCGGAACTGGCCGCCGAGGCGTGGGGCGAGCAGGACCCGCTCAGCGATCGGGAGCGACAGGTGCTGCGGCTGGCCGGGGCGGGGCGGAGCAGCGCCGAGATCGCCCGCTCCCTGCACCTGAGCGACGGCACCGTTCGGAACTACCTCTCCGAGGCGATATCCAAGCTCGGCGCAGCCAACCGGGTGGACGCTGCCCGCATCGCCAGGGAGAAGGGGTGGCTCTGA